In Vigna angularis cultivar LongXiaoDou No.4 chromosome 8, ASM1680809v1, whole genome shotgun sequence, one DNA window encodes the following:
- the LOC108344272 gene encoding uncharacterized protein LOC108344272, protein MNAKWLSETLDNSLHENPNLKINEIHSKALRKWNSNVTISKARRAKIIAFCKVEGSYKNQFKRIYDYAHELLRCNPGSIVKVKVDNDNGETTFQRFYVCLKACKVSFLSCRPFIGLYGCFLKGKYKGELLTAIGRDLNDQMLPLAYAIVEVENKDSWTWFLELLIEDLGGAEGLLPAMSELLPGVEHRFCMRHLYANFRKMFSGQNLKNLMWKAAASIGLDLDLQVEHFVIH, encoded by the exons ATGAATGCTAAGTGGTTGAGTGAGACATTAGATAATTCACTACATGAAAATCCgaatttaaagataaatgaaATACACTCAAAAGCTTTGAGGAAATGGAATAGTAATGTCACAATTTCTAAAGCTCGTAGGGCAAAGATAATTGCATTTTGCAAAGTTGAAGGTAGTTATAAAAATCAGTTCAAAAGAATATATGACTATGCACATGAATTATTGAGATGTAACCCTGGATCAATAGTAAAAGTTAAAGTGGATAATGACAATGGTGAGACAACATTTCAGAGGTTCTACGTTTGTTTGAAAGCTTGCAAGGTTAGCTTCCTCTCTTGTAGGCCATTTATTGGTTTGTATGGATGTTTTTTGAAAGGAAAGTATAAGGGAGAGTTATTAACAGCTATTGGTAGAGATCTTAATGACCAGATGTTACCTCTGGCATATGCAATTGTTGAAGTAGAGAACAAAGATAGTTGGACATGGTTTTTGGAGTTGTTGATAGAAGATCTTGGGGGTGCTGAA GGTTTACTGCCAGCTATGTCTGAACTTTTACCTGGGGTAGAGCACAGATTTTGCATGCGACACTTATATGCAAATTTTAGGAAAATGTTTTCTGGGCAAAACTTGAAGAATCTGATGTGGAAGGCTGCTGCAA GTATTGGTCTAGATCTAGATTTACAGGTCGAGCACTTTGTGATACACTAA